Part of the Labrenzia sp. PHM005 genome is shown below.
AAAAAAAAGCAAAAAAAAAACGGGCCCGGAGGCCCGCCTTGGTCGATTTCTACACCGGCTGGTGCAAGTATGGTTAATGCTAACCCTCTTAGAACAATGACAAAACCGTCTGATCCGCCTGAGAGGCGAACGAGAGGGAGGTCGAAGCCAGCTGCTGCCGTGTTTGCAGCGCAAGGAGATTCGCACCCTCTTCGTTGGTGTCTGCCAAGGTCAATTTACCGGCCCCCTCTTGAAGGGTATTGATCATCGACTTTGTGTAATCTTGTCGGATTTCGACCGTCGATAGATTTGTGCCGAATTCGGAAGCCTGAGACCGAAGGCTCGATAGAGCGTTATTTAGGCGGTCTACAACTTTGCTGATGTCATTGTCGCTTGCAAAGCCACTTTCCAGAGCTGCAGTCACGTTGATTCCATCAGAGTCAGCAGTGAAAGCCGACGCGTTAAAGTCCGTATTGTCACTCTTGAGCGCGATGGTGACATCGCTCTCAATGGTAATGTTGTTTGTTCCAGTATTGAAGCTGGCTTCAACGCCTTGGGAGTCATCCAGAAAATCGACAAGATCTTTGATTGTGGAGTCTTTGCTAACCTCGAAGGACCCAATTTCGTAACCGTTGCCATCGGTCAGCTCGAGTGTGTCGCCTACCTGGAAAGAACCGGAGTCTGTTAATTTTGCTGTGGCTGAATCCAACACTGCTGCGGTCGCTGTACCGAAATCGGCCGCCGCTGCTACAGATCCATTGTTGTCATTGTGCAAGTAGGCTGTTGTGTTTGAGGTGACTGTAAATGTTCCGGTCTTGTCATCGAATTCGGCTTTTACACCGGCAATCTTATTAAACTCATCAATGACATCACCTACTGTCGTGGTTGTCGAGATTGTCACACTGGCAAGAGCTGCGCCGGCACCGGAAGCAGTGTCCTCAATGGAAATCGTGTCTGTGTCGTTAAATCCACTGGCATCTGTTATTAGTGAGCCAGACCCGAGTGCGTCGCCGCCTGCGTCCGTTAGAGTAAAGCTGTGATTTCCGCCTGTTACGTCGAAAGATGCTGCGCCACCCTTGGCTTCATCCAGATCCGACAGGTTAAGGCCGGTGGAGAGAGCCGCGTCGGTGTAGTCAACCGCGGTAATGGTTTGCTTGGATGTCGCGTCTTCGTTGAAGATTGTAGTAAGATCGTTGCCTTCGCCAGCCAGTAGGTTTTTACCCTTATAAGAGCTGTCTTTGGCGACATCCTCAATTTGTTCCAGAAGATCGTTGTACTGCTTAGCGTAGGCAGCACGTTCGGACTGGCTTTGTGTTTGTTGGGCTTGATTGGCTTTTGCTTTGGCAGCTTCAACCAGATCTGTGA
Proteins encoded:
- a CDS encoding flagellin; protein product: MRDIALSAGVRQNLLTLQSTADLMSGVQNKLATGLKVNSALDNPNSFFTASGLNARAGDLGTLLDDMGQSLQTIKAADKGISTITDLVEAAKAKANQAQQTQSQSERAAYAKQYNDLLEQIEDVAKDSSYKGKNLLAGEGNDLTTIFNEDATSKQTITAVDYTDAALSTGLNLSDLDEAKGGAASFDVTGGNHSFTLTDAGGDALGSGSLITDASGFNDTDTISIEDTASGAGAALASVTISTTTTVGDVIDEFNKIAGVKAEFDDKTGTFTVTSNTTAYLHNDNNGSVAAAADFGTATAAVLDSATAKLTDSGSFQVGDTLELTDGNGYEIGSFEVSKDSTIKDLVDFLDDSQGVEASFNTGTNNITIESDVTIALKSDNTDFNASAFTADSDGINVTAALESGFASDNDISKVVDRLNNALSSLRSQASEFGTNLSTVEIRQDYTKSMINTLQEGAGKLTLADTNEEGANLLALQTRQQLASTSLSFASQADQTVLSLF